A region of Chitinophaga horti DNA encodes the following proteins:
- the arfB gene encoding alternative ribosome rescue aminoacyl-tRNA hydrolase ArfB, whose product MNQHIDITPELTFKTARSGGKGGQNVNKVETMVEAYFNILASLRLGVEQKALLKDKLANKINSDGLLMVKSQTERTQLGNKIEAIKKINRLINQALTVRKKRVATKPSAAVKEKRIQLKKRLSEKKQNRRGDQY is encoded by the coding sequence ATGAACCAACATATCGACATCACCCCCGAGCTGACTTTTAAGACGGCGCGTAGCGGGGGCAAAGGCGGACAGAACGTGAACAAGGTCGAAACCATGGTGGAGGCTTACTTTAACATACTGGCCTCCCTCCGCCTGGGCGTGGAGCAAAAGGCGCTGTTGAAGGACAAGCTGGCCAATAAGATTAACAGCGATGGCCTGCTCATGGTGAAGTCCCAGACCGAGCGCACCCAACTGGGCAACAAAATCGAAGCCATTAAGAAGATTAACCGGCTTATTAATCAGGCGCTGACAGTCAGGAAAAAACGCGTTGCCACCAAACCCAGTGCGGCGGTAAAAGAAAAACGCATCCAACTGAAAAAACGCCTGTCTGAAAAGAAACAAAACCGGCGCGGCGATCAGTATTGA
- the dtd gene encoding D-aminoacyl-tRNA deacylase produces MRAVIQRVTHASVVIGGKEKSAIGQGLLVLLGIEDADAQEDVDWLSNKIVNLRVFADEAGVMNRSVKEVNGEVLLVSQFTLHAATKKGNRPSYLRASKPEIAIPLYEKTIARLEADLGKAIGTGTFGSDMQVSLLNDGPVTIIIDTKNKE; encoded by the coding sequence ATGAGAGCAGTGATTCAACGGGTTACACATGCGTCGGTTGTTATTGGGGGAAAGGAGAAGTCGGCCATCGGTCAGGGATTGCTGGTGCTGCTCGGCATCGAAGACGCCGACGCCCAGGAAGACGTCGATTGGCTGAGCAACAAAATCGTGAACCTGCGGGTGTTTGCAGACGAGGCCGGGGTCATGAACCGGAGCGTGAAAGAAGTGAACGGCGAGGTGCTGCTCGTCAGCCAGTTTACCCTGCACGCCGCCACGAAAAAAGGCAACCGCCCCTCTTATCTGCGCGCCAGCAAGCCGGAAATCGCCATCCCCCTGTATGAAAAAACGATCGCCCGCCTGGAGGCCGACCTCGGTAAAGCCATCGGTACGGGCACGTTTGGGTCCGATATGCAGGTGTCGCTGCTCAACGACGGTCCGGTAACCATCATCATCGACACAAAAAATAAGGAGTAG
- a CDS encoding nucleotide pyrophosphohydrolase, with protein sequence MTIKEAQERVDAWINTTGVRYFSELTNMAILTEEVGEVARIISRQYGDQSFKESDKNKDLADELADVLWVVLCLSNQTGIDLTTALEKNFDKKNIRDANRHRDNEKLK encoded by the coding sequence ATGACGATCAAAGAAGCCCAGGAGCGGGTAGACGCCTGGATCAATACCACCGGCGTACGGTACTTTTCAGAACTCACGAACATGGCTATCCTTACAGAAGAAGTGGGAGAGGTGGCCCGTATCATTTCGCGCCAATACGGCGATCAATCCTTTAAAGAATCGGATAAAAATAAAGACCTGGCCGATGAGCTGGCGGACGTGCTGTGGGTAGTACTTTGCCTTAGTAATCAGACAGGTATAGATCTCACCACCGCCCTGGAAAAGAATTTCGATAAGAAGAATATTCGTGATGCCAACCGTCACCGCGACAATGAAAAGCTGAAGTAA
- a CDS encoding YihY/virulence factor BrkB family protein gives MKQRTNLKFYWQVLKQAATDFMGDKVLKMSAALAYYTVFSIAPMMIIVIFLCDIFLGREAIEGKLFNEIQGMVGPEAAAQIQQMISNAWLSENVSWATIIGFVTLIVGATGVFGEIQDSINTIWRLKAKPKKGFLKIIINRLLSFSLVISLGFILLVSLALNTLMEVMSAQLFSFFPEAEVVIIYIANIVITLIVISLLFAIIFKVLPDAKIQWKHVLVGAVATAVLFMLGKFAIGFYLGTSKVGSTYGAAGSIVIILLWVYYSSAILYFGAEFTRSWVEKKGCEIEPNDYAIWVRQVEVASEGVMDEKKTAARKV, from the coding sequence ATGAAGCAGCGAACCAATCTTAAATTCTACTGGCAGGTCCTGAAGCAGGCGGCAACCGATTTTATGGGAGACAAGGTGCTAAAGATGAGCGCCGCCCTGGCGTATTATACGGTATTTTCTATCGCGCCGATGATGATCATCGTGATCTTCCTTTGCGATATTTTCCTGGGCCGCGAAGCCATAGAAGGCAAGTTGTTCAACGAAATACAAGGCATGGTAGGGCCGGAAGCCGCTGCGCAGATTCAGCAAATGATCAGCAACGCCTGGCTCTCCGAGAATGTTAGCTGGGCCACGATCATCGGTTTCGTGACACTTATTGTTGGTGCCACCGGTGTGTTTGGCGAAATACAGGACTCGATCAACACGATTTGGCGCCTCAAAGCCAAGCCCAAGAAAGGTTTCCTGAAGATTATCATTAACAGGCTGTTGTCTTTCTCACTGGTCATCAGTCTTGGCTTCATCCTGCTGGTGTCGCTGGCACTTAACACGCTTATGGAAGTGATGAGCGCCCAGTTGTTCTCTTTCTTCCCCGAAGCAGAAGTGGTCATCATCTACATCGCTAATATCGTCATCACGCTTATTGTGATTTCTCTTCTTTTTGCTATCATCTTCAAAGTACTCCCCGACGCTAAAATTCAATGGAAGCACGTGCTGGTAGGCGCTGTAGCCACCGCCGTGCTGTTTATGCTCGGTAAGTTCGCGATCGGATTTTACCTGGGTACGTCCAAGGTAGGTTCTACTTATGGTGCTGCCGGTTCTATCGTAATCATCCTGCTTTGGGTGTATTATTCCTCCGCCATCCTCTATTTTGGGGCAGAATTTACCCGGTCATGGGTAGAGAAAAAGGGTTGCGAGATAGAGCCGAACGACTACGCCATTTGGGTAAGGCAGGTAGAAGTGGCTTCCGAAGGCGTGATGGACGAAAAGAAAACTGCCGCGCGTAAGGTCTGA
- a CDS encoding glycine--tRNA ligase yields the protein MATDQNKFQAIISHCKEYGFIFQSSEIYDGLSAVYDYGQYGSELKRNIREYWWKSMTQMHENIVGIDAAIFMHPTTWKASGHVDNFSDPMIDNKDSKKRYRVDHLIEAHVETLDKAAGEALLEQMDNLLKNDDYAGLRDLIINNNIKCGVSGTTNWTDVRQFNLMFSTQLGSVSDEASEIYLRPETAQGIFVNFLNVQKTGRMKIPFGIAQVGKAFRNEIVARQFVFRMREFEQMEMQFFVRPGTQKEWYEYWKEERMKWHLGLGIAADKYKFHDHIKLAHYADAACDIEYNFPIGFKEVEGVHSRTDFDLKRHQEFSGKKMQYFDPEINQNYVPYVIETSIGLDRTVLMVLSEAYEEQDLTKDDKADSRVVLKFPPKLAPIKLAVFPLTKKDGLPELARELINECKQDFYTYYEEKDSIGKRYRRQDAIGTPFCITVDHQTKEDGTVTIRHRDSMEQERIPMSQVRDLVLKAIR from the coding sequence ATGGCAACTGATCAAAATAAATTCCAGGCAATCATATCGCACTGTAAAGAATACGGCTTCATTTTCCAGTCGAGCGAAATATATGACGGTTTAAGCGCGGTATACGATTATGGCCAGTACGGCTCCGAGCTGAAACGAAACATCCGTGAATACTGGTGGAAAAGCATGACGCAGATGCACGAGAACATCGTGGGCATCGATGCGGCCATCTTTATGCACCCTACCACCTGGAAGGCTTCCGGGCACGTAGACAACTTCTCCGACCCGATGATCGATAACAAGGATAGCAAAAAACGCTACCGCGTCGATCACCTCATCGAAGCACATGTGGAAACGCTGGACAAAGCTGCCGGCGAAGCCCTGCTGGAGCAGATGGATAACCTCCTCAAAAACGACGATTATGCTGGTCTGCGCGACCTCATCATCAATAACAATATTAAATGTGGCGTAAGCGGCACAACTAACTGGACGGATGTTCGCCAGTTCAACCTCATGTTCAGCACCCAGCTGGGCAGCGTGTCCGACGAGGCCAGCGAAATCTATCTTCGCCCGGAAACGGCGCAGGGTATTTTCGTGAACTTCCTCAACGTGCAGAAAACCGGCCGTATGAAAATACCGTTCGGCATCGCGCAGGTAGGTAAAGCTTTCCGTAACGAGATCGTGGCCCGCCAGTTCGTATTCCGTATGCGTGAATTTGAGCAGATGGAAATGCAGTTCTTCGTACGCCCTGGAACACAAAAAGAGTGGTACGAATACTGGAAGGAAGAGCGTATGAAATGGCACCTCGGCCTGGGTATCGCCGCCGACAAATACAAGTTCCATGATCACATTAAGCTGGCGCACTATGCCGATGCCGCCTGCGATATCGAATACAACTTCCCGATCGGTTTCAAAGAAGTGGAAGGCGTGCACTCGCGCACCGATTTTGACCTGAAACGCCACCAGGAGTTCTCCGGCAAAAAGATGCAGTACTTCGATCCGGAGATCAACCAGAACTACGTGCCTTACGTGATCGAAACCTCTATTGGTTTGGATCGTACGGTGTTAATGGTACTTAGTGAAGCCTACGAAGAGCAGGACCTCACTAAGGATGATAAAGCCGACAGCCGCGTGGTACTGAAGTTCCCGCCGAAACTCGCGCCGATCAAACTGGCCGTGTTCCCGCTCACCAAAAAAGATGGTCTGCCCGAACTCGCCCGCGAACTGATCAACGAGTGCAAACAGGACTTCTACACTTACTATGAGGAGAAAGACAGCATCGGTAAACGTTACCGCCGCCAGGATGCCATCGGTACGCCGTTCTGCATCACCGTCGATCACCAGACTAAAGAAGACGGCACTGTGACCATCCGCCACCGCGACAGCATGGAACAGGAGCGCATCCCCATGTCGCAGGTACGCGACCTCGTGTTAAAAGCGATCCGTTAA
- a CDS encoding dihydrofolate reductase family protein: protein MRKIIVNAFISLDGVMQAPGGPQEDPSGGFKLGGWSALCWDEIMGQTMEQIRDRPYDLLLGRRTYEIFAAHWPYQKEEPISEVFDRITKYVVATKPVDLSWQNSVLISGDVVAAIKELKSQPGPDLFVDGSSVLLQTLLAENLVDELHTWTFPVTLGQGKKLFDGGTPSGHWKLINSVVATTGVIIASLVPDGPVQTGTFEMGEISEREVTRREKFRQTGEL from the coding sequence ATGAGAAAGATAATCGTTAACGCCTTCATCAGCCTGGACGGCGTCATGCAAGCTCCCGGTGGCCCTCAGGAAGATCCTTCAGGCGGGTTTAAACTGGGTGGCTGGTCCGCTCTTTGTTGGGACGAGATCATGGGCCAAACCATGGAACAAATCCGCGACCGCCCCTACGACCTCCTGCTGGGGCGCCGCACCTACGAGATTTTCGCCGCCCACTGGCCTTATCAAAAGGAGGAGCCCATCTCCGAAGTATTCGACCGCATCACCAAGTATGTAGTCGCCACGAAGCCCGTCGACCTGTCCTGGCAAAACTCCGTCCTCATCAGCGGCGACGTGGTAGCCGCCATAAAGGAACTGAAATCGCAGCCCGGCCCCGACTTATTTGTCGACGGCAGCTCCGTACTCCTGCAAACCCTCCTCGCAGAAAACCTCGTCGACGAACTCCACACCTGGACATTCCCCGTCACCCTCGGCCAGGGTAAAAAGCTGTTCGACGGCGGCACGCCATCGGGCCATTGGAAGTTAATTAACAGCGTAGTGGCCACCACGGGCGTCATTATCGCCAGCCTCGTACCCGACGGCCCGGTGCAAACGGGCACTTTCGAAATGGGCGAAATCAGCGAACGCGAAGTAACCCGCCGCGAAAAGTTTCGTCAAACGGGGGAGTTATAG
- a CDS encoding ferredoxin--NADP reductase produces the protein MLDQWYTGIVTRILQETANTRRFWIKMPELGRFDFKPGQFVTLDLPIHEKKNKRWRSYSIASHPNGTNEIELVIVLLEGGAGTTYLFNEVREGSELTVSKPQGAFTLPEQPDRDLFLVCTGTGIAPFRSMVHYLHLHQIPHPPIYLVFGTRTEQDLLYADEMRCLAREMPGFTYLPTLSRDENPDWWGQRGYVHAVYESLLADKRPAHFFLCGWKAMIDEAKQRIQAMGYDRKDIHLELYG, from the coding sequence ATGTTGGACCAATGGTATACCGGCATCGTAACCCGCATTCTCCAGGAAACCGCCAACACGCGGCGCTTCTGGATCAAAATGCCCGAACTGGGGCGTTTCGACTTCAAACCTGGTCAGTTCGTCACCCTCGACCTTCCCATTCACGAGAAGAAAAACAAGCGCTGGCGCAGCTATTCGATCGCCTCCCACCCCAATGGCACCAACGAGATTGAGCTGGTGATCGTACTGCTGGAAGGCGGTGCTGGCACCACTTACCTGTTTAACGAGGTGCGCGAAGGCAGCGAACTTACGGTCAGTAAGCCACAGGGCGCGTTCACCTTACCCGAGCAGCCGGACCGTGACCTCTTCCTGGTGTGTACGGGTACGGGCATTGCGCCGTTCCGGTCCATGGTCCACTATTTACATTTGCATCAAATTCCGCACCCGCCTATTTACCTGGTGTTTGGCACGCGTACCGAGCAAGACCTGCTGTACGCCGATGAAATGCGGTGCCTGGCCCGCGAAATGCCTGGTTTTACTTACCTACCCACCCTTAGCCGCGATGAAAACCCCGACTGGTGGGGACAAAGAGGCTATGTGCATGCCGTGTACGAGTCATTACTGGCGGACAAACGCCCCGCCCATTTCTTCCTCTGCGGCTGGAAGGCCATGATCGACGAGGCAAAGCAGCGCATCCAGGCGATGGGTTATGATCGCAAGGATATTCATCTGGAACTTTACGGTTGA
- the mfd gene encoding transcription-repair coupling factor: MNLQAVLQMYERDPRLRKLATGLSLPVPQYFHLTGLTGSAVNFVATSAWTGSDANHLFILNDKEEAAYFHNDLEHLSQALDIFYFPDSFKKTGQFSELNSSHSMLRTEALMKFSGPSVHKKVLVTYPEALWEKVAGNTSFTANMVQLKVGESLKVDSLLEKLVQWGFEHSDFVYEPGQYAVRGGIVDIYSFGNDKPYRFELFGDEIDSIRIFDAETQLSERKLMQVTLIANMDTHAVEHNKTSLPDFLPDNTVIWMKDPAYVLEVVQQMEQRFHDWLQTGQKVKVSEDEELEMTEQDFVPGTTLMQQLQQRHNIVIGPKFNFEDAALTPEVIHFNTQQQPVFNRQFEMLIKDLAQHNAAKQTIFIFAENPRQLERLRSIFEDLKADFVFYPIPTPISSGFIDTDLKILCYTDHQIFQRFHKYKVKQAYNKNKAITLKTLKELQSGDFVTHIDHGVGVYSGLQKIEVNGKMQEAIRIIYKNSDLLYVNINSLHKISKYSGKEGVVPKVNKLGSDAWDKLKEKAKTQVKDIAKDLIRLYAARKAQQGFAHSPDTYLQTELEASFIYEDTPDQSKATADVKRDMESGAPMDRLVCGDVGFGKTEVAVRTAFKTIVDGKQAAVLVPTTILAFQHYKTFSERLKDFPCTVDYLNRFKSAKEKKETLQRLAEGKIDIIIGTHALLSKDVKFKDLGVLVVDEEQKFGVTSKEKLKQWKVNVDTLTLTATPIPRTLQFSLMGARDLSVINTPPPNRQSIETEVHVFNPELIRDAIYYETERGGQVYFIHNRVNGLREMAGLIQELCPDLSIATAHGQMEGHKLEEVILNFIDREYDVLVCTNIVESGVDISNANTIIINNAHHFGLSDLHQLRGRVGRSNKKAFCYLLAPPVSTLPADSRKRLQTLEQHSELGSGFQIAMRDLDIRGAGNLLGGEQSGFIAEIGFDMYQKILDEAIRELKQTDFKDLFKDQLEEKKDYISDCTIDTDLEILIPDSYIESIQERLNLYQELDNITLEDKLQAFEKDLVDRFGPIPAPVADLFTTIRCRWMAIRLGFEKMILKDEKLRCYFINNPDSPYFESVTFNHLLNYIQTRTNNARLKQVGKNFMLVVERVKSMEQLFRFLDGIVKSQDAKVGA, encoded by the coding sequence ATGAATCTACAGGCAGTACTACAGATGTATGAACGGGACCCCCGCCTGCGTAAGCTGGCGACAGGACTTTCATTGCCCGTTCCCCAGTATTTTCACCTCACCGGGCTTACCGGCAGCGCTGTTAACTTCGTTGCAACCAGTGCCTGGACAGGTTCCGATGCGAATCACCTCTTCATTCTCAATGATAAGGAAGAAGCCGCTTATTTCCATAACGACCTGGAGCACCTCAGCCAGGCGCTGGATATCTTTTACTTCCCCGATTCGTTTAAAAAGACCGGCCAGTTCTCGGAACTGAACAGCAGCCATAGTATGTTGCGTACGGAAGCGCTTATGAAGTTCTCCGGCCCGTCTGTTCATAAAAAAGTACTGGTTACCTACCCGGAAGCCCTCTGGGAAAAGGTGGCCGGCAATACTTCGTTTACCGCCAACATGGTACAACTCAAGGTAGGCGAATCCCTCAAAGTGGATTCCCTGCTGGAAAAACTGGTGCAATGGGGCTTCGAACACAGCGACTTCGTGTACGAACCCGGCCAGTATGCGGTGCGTGGCGGTATCGTTGATATCTATTCCTTTGGTAACGACAAGCCGTACCGCTTCGAGCTGTTCGGCGACGAAATTGATTCCATCCGCATATTCGATGCAGAAACCCAGCTGAGCGAACGAAAACTCATGCAGGTAACGCTCATCGCCAATATGGACACCCACGCGGTGGAGCATAATAAGACCTCGCTGCCCGACTTCCTGCCCGACAATACGGTCATCTGGATGAAAGACCCGGCTTATGTGCTGGAAGTAGTGCAGCAAATGGAACAACGTTTCCACGACTGGCTGCAAACCGGTCAAAAAGTGAAAGTGAGCGAGGACGAAGAGCTGGAAATGACGGAGCAGGATTTTGTACCTGGTACTACCCTCATGCAACAGCTCCAGCAAAGGCATAACATCGTGATCGGCCCTAAATTCAATTTTGAAGATGCGGCCCTTACTCCCGAAGTGATTCATTTCAACACGCAGCAGCAACCGGTGTTTAACCGACAGTTCGAAATGCTGATCAAAGACCTGGCGCAGCATAACGCGGCCAAACAAACGATTTTCATTTTTGCCGAAAATCCACGCCAGCTGGAAAGGCTGCGCAGTATTTTCGAAGACCTGAAAGCGGATTTCGTTTTCTATCCCATCCCCACACCGATCAGCTCCGGCTTCATCGACACCGACCTGAAAATACTTTGCTATACCGATCACCAGATCTTCCAGCGTTTCCATAAGTACAAAGTGAAACAGGCCTACAATAAAAACAAGGCCATCACTTTAAAAACGTTGAAGGAGCTGCAATCCGGCGACTTCGTTACGCACATCGATCATGGGGTGGGCGTGTATAGCGGACTGCAAAAAATAGAAGTAAACGGGAAGATGCAGGAGGCGATCCGCATCATCTACAAAAATAGTGACCTGCTGTATGTGAACATTAACTCGTTACACAAGATCAGCAAGTACTCCGGCAAAGAAGGCGTAGTACCGAAAGTGAATAAACTGGGCAGCGATGCCTGGGATAAACTGAAGGAAAAAGCCAAAACACAGGTAAAAGATATCGCAAAAGACCTGATCCGCTTGTATGCGGCACGTAAGGCCCAGCAAGGCTTTGCGCATTCACCGGATACGTATTTGCAAACGGAGCTGGAGGCATCTTTCATTTATGAAGATACGCCGGACCAAAGCAAGGCCACTGCTGATGTGAAGCGTGACATGGAAAGCGGTGCGCCGATGGACCGCCTGGTTTGTGGCGACGTAGGCTTCGGTAAAACGGAGGTGGCGGTGCGTACGGCGTTTAAGACGATCGTCGATGGCAAACAGGCTGCGGTACTCGTGCCAACGACCATCCTGGCCTTCCAGCACTACAAAACATTTTCTGAGCGACTGAAAGATTTTCCCTGTACGGTCGACTATCTCAATCGTTTCAAATCCGCGAAGGAGAAAAAGGAAACGTTGCAAAGACTGGCAGAAGGTAAGATCGACATCATCATTGGTACGCATGCCCTGTTAAGCAAGGATGTGAAGTTCAAAGACCTGGGCGTACTGGTGGTGGATGAGGAACAAAAGTTCGGTGTTACCTCCAAAGAAAAACTGAAGCAGTGGAAAGTGAATGTAGATACGCTGACTTTAACGGCCACGCCTATCCCTCGTACGCTGCAGTTCTCGCTGATGGGTGCGCGTGACCTTTCCGTTATCAATACACCGCCGCCAAACAGGCAGTCGATAGAAACAGAGGTACACGTTTTCAATCCTGAACTGATCCGTGATGCCATCTATTATGAAACAGAGCGCGGGGGACAGGTGTACTTCATTCATAACCGGGTGAATGGTTTGCGAGAAATGGCAGGCCTCATCCAGGAGTTGTGCCCGGACTTGTCTATTGCAACGGCGCATGGTCAAATGGAAGGGCATAAGCTGGAAGAAGTAATCCTCAACTTTATTGACCGTGAGTACGATGTGCTGGTGTGTACCAACATCGTGGAGAGTGGGGTGGATATTTCCAATGCGAATACGATCATCATTAATAACGCGCATCACTTCGGCCTCAGCGACCTTCACCAGCTGCGCGGCCGTGTGGGCAGGAGTAACAAGAAGGCGTTCTGTTACCTGCTGGCGCCACCGGTAAGCACCTTGCCGGCCGACAGCCGCAAACGCCTGCAAACGCTCGAGCAGCACAGTGAGCTGGGCAGCGGTTTCCAGATCGCGATGCGCGACCTCGACATTCGTGGTGCCGGTAACTTACTCGGCGGCGAACAAAGTGGTTTCATCGCCGAGATAGGCTTCGATATGTACCAAAAAATCCTGGACGAAGCGATCCGCGAACTGAAACAAACAGACTTCAAAGATCTGTTCAAAGATCAACTGGAAGAAAAGAAAGACTACATCAGCGATTGTACCATCGATACCGACCTGGAAATACTGATCCCCGATTCGTATATCGAAAGCATCCAGGAACGCCTGAACCTTTACCAGGAATTGGATAACATTACGCTCGAAGATAAACTGCAGGCCTTTGAGAAAGACCTGGTCGACCGTTTCGGCCCAATCCCCGCACCGGTAGCAGATTTGTTCACCACCATCCGCTGCCGCTGGATGGCGATCCGTTTAGGTTTTGAAAAGATGATCCTGAAAGATGAAAAACTTCGTTGTTACTTCATCAACAACCCGGATTCGCCTTACTTTGAATCGGTTACTTTCAATCACTTACTCAACTACATTCAAACCCGCACAAATAATGCACGCCTGAAACAGGTAGGTAAAAACTTTATGCTGGTGGTGGAGCGTGTGAAGAGTATGGAGCAATTATTCCGCTTCCTCGATGGGATTGTGAAGAGCCAGGATGCGAAGGTGGGCGCGTAG
- a CDS encoding lectin-like domain-containing protein, translating into MFRALPLITVLLFCAQLCLAQNNYILNGSAQQKSCNCYQLTADQGNQSGTAWNRNKISLTNSFVYTFDVNLGCKDNNGADGIGFILQTQGTSLGASGQGIGFAGVSPSVGILIDTWQNNNESDPPYDHVAIQINGVSNHSDTAHNLAGPVTALPNSDNIEDCNWHIFKVSWDAATQLLTVDMDGVNRLSLTKDLVTDVFNGDPMVYWGFAGSTGGSSNLQQFCAALRPQFASGQTIFCEGTPVQLYDNSSSFGSITRWFWDLGDGTTYLSTDPATPNPPIHNYQPGIYDVKLVIQDNSGCISDTLRQQVTLGTYPVPDFNAPALLCDGNASLFQDASTVRVGTINRWAWDFDNGQTSTRPSANINYAEGQYTVQLTVTTAEGCSASTTKTLDVLPAPNVAIAATPAVCLGEATAFTGSSLDASAPVINWTWDLGDQQTSQSAAFDHTYASGGQFTVRLFGTSANGCPSPTATATVRVVDVAAHAGRDTLIAVGQPLQLAGQGGSSFVWTPSTGLNNPLVANPVATLNADQTYILTSSTAEGCVDRDTINIKVYSGPEFWVPSGFTPNNDGVNDLFRVIAAGIPRIDYLRVFDRWGGQVFYTNQLSVPWDGTMNGRPMPIGTYVWTISGKDYTGKLVERKGTITLIR; encoded by the coding sequence ATGTTCAGAGCTCTACCATTAATCACAGTACTACTTTTTTGTGCACAGTTATGCCTGGCGCAGAACAACTATATATTAAACGGCAGCGCGCAGCAAAAGAGCTGCAACTGTTACCAGTTAACGGCCGACCAGGGCAACCAGAGCGGCACCGCCTGGAACCGGAACAAGATCAGCCTTACCAACTCCTTTGTATATACGTTCGATGTAAACCTCGGGTGCAAAGACAACAACGGAGCGGATGGCATCGGGTTCATCCTGCAAACGCAGGGCACCAGCCTGGGCGCGAGTGGCCAGGGGATTGGTTTTGCAGGGGTAAGTCCGTCAGTCGGTATATTGATCGATACCTGGCAGAATAACAATGAAAGCGATCCGCCGTACGACCACGTAGCCATACAGATTAACGGCGTATCCAACCACTCCGACACCGCCCACAACCTGGCAGGCCCGGTTACGGCCTTGCCCAACAGTGATAATATCGAAGATTGCAACTGGCATATCTTCAAAGTATCCTGGGATGCGGCTACACAGCTGCTCACCGTCGATATGGACGGCGTAAACCGCCTGTCCCTCACCAAAGACCTCGTTACCGACGTGTTCAACGGCGACCCCATGGTATATTGGGGTTTCGCAGGCTCCACCGGTGGCTCCTCCAACCTGCAGCAATTCTGCGCGGCACTTCGTCCACAATTCGCGAGCGGACAAACGATCTTCTGCGAGGGTACACCCGTGCAACTATACGATAATTCCAGTTCATTCGGCAGCATTACCCGCTGGTTCTGGGATTTAGGCGACGGCACCACTTACCTGAGTACCGACCCGGCTACACCTAATCCACCTATTCATAACTATCAGCCAGGCATATACGATGTTAAACTGGTTATTCAGGACAACAGCGGATGCATATCCGATACGCTACGGCAGCAGGTAACGCTGGGCACTTATCCGGTTCCGGACTTTAATGCACCGGCGCTGTTATGTGACGGTAATGCGTCGCTGTTCCAGGATGCCTCTACTGTGAGAGTGGGTACAATCAACCGGTGGGCATGGGATTTCGATAACGGACAAACGTCCACCCGGCCGTCGGCCAACATCAATTATGCGGAGGGGCAATACACGGTACAATTAACCGTAACCACCGCGGAAGGTTGCAGCGCGAGTACGACCAAAACATTAGATGTACTGCCTGCACCCAATGTTGCCATCGCGGCCACGCCGGCCGTCTGTTTGGGTGAAGCCACGGCGTTTACAGGCAGCAGCCTCGACGCATCCGCACCGGTCATCAACTGGACCTGGGACCTCGGCGATCAGCAAACCAGCCAGTCAGCCGCCTTCGATCATACTTATGCTTCGGGCGGACAATTCACCGTACGCTTATTCGGCACCAGTGCTAACGGCTGCCCCTCGCCTACCGCTACGGCCACCGTACGCGTAGTAGACGTGGCCGCTCATGCCGGCCGCGATACATTGATCGCTGTTGGCCAACCATTGCAGCTGGCGGGCCAGGGCGGCAGTTCATTCGTATGGACGCCATCCACCGGGTTAAATAACCCACTGGTCGCAAACCCGGTAGCGACGCTGAATGCAGATCAAACATACATCCTAACTTCTTCCACGGCGGAGGGCTGCGTAGACAGGGACACGATCAATATCAAAGTATATAGCGGCCCTGAGTTTTGGGTGCCATCGGGCTTTACGCCGAATAACGATGGAGTGAACGACCTCTTTCGCGTGATTGCTGCAGGCATTCCGAGAATTGATTACTTGCGGGTGTTCGACCGTTGGGGCGGACAAGTATTTTACACCAACCAGTTATCCGTACCCTGGGACGGTACCATGAACGGGCGGCCTATGCCGATCGGCACTTACGTGTGGACGATCAGCGGGAAAGATTATACCGGTAAACTCGTAGAGCGGAAAGGAACGATAACCCTTATCAGGTAA